The Kroppenstedtia pulmonis genome has a segment encoding these proteins:
- a CDS encoding tyrosine-type recombinase/integrase, with amino-acid sequence METGWNTHQEEDRDFHPADITTPTLIRYREYMQNVRSLKPATVNRRLVTIKRFFEWAAKQNIVSLNPAKPVKLVPVEKTSPRQMTDQEEAGLVAAVQRNGTIRDRTILLLMLHTGLRTMEVCDLQFRDVILGKRSGRLTVRSGKRNKQREVPLNVTIRTALEEYLAALDSQGDDPLFRSEKTGGRLGERALRHLIQKYMRRAGLEGLSAHDLRHRFGYVMAEKTPLHRLAQIMGHDSLDTTMIYVQATRSDLQAEVEKIAWQ; translated from the coding sequence GTGGAAACCGGATGGAACACCCATCAGGAGGAAGATCGGGACTTTCATCCTGCGGACATCACAACACCGACGCTGATCCGCTATCGGGAGTATATGCAAAACGTCCGATCCTTAAAGCCTGCCACGGTCAACCGTCGACTTGTGACCATCAAACGGTTTTTCGAATGGGCGGCGAAGCAAAACATCGTTTCCCTTAATCCTGCCAAACCGGTCAAACTTGTACCGGTGGAAAAAACCAGCCCAAGACAGATGACAGACCAAGAGGAGGCGGGCCTGGTGGCAGCGGTTCAACGTAACGGTACGATCCGGGACCGGACGATCCTCCTTCTGATGCTCCATACCGGATTGCGGACCATGGAGGTCTGTGACCTTCAGTTCCGGGATGTGATTCTCGGCAAGCGAAGCGGCCGCCTCACAGTCCGTTCCGGGAAACGGAACAAGCAACGGGAGGTCCCGCTCAATGTCACCATCCGGACCGCGCTGGAAGAATATCTGGCAGCACTGGACAGCCAGGGCGACGATCCCCTTTTCCGTTCCGAAAAAACCGGCGGTCGTTTGGGAGAACGGGCCCTTCGTCACCTGATCCAAAAATATATGCGCCGGGCGGGGTTAGAAGGGTTAAGCGCCCATGATCTCCGGCACCGGTTCGGGTACGTCATGGCCGAAAAAACCCCGCTCCACCGGTTGGCCCAGATCATGGGGCATGACAGTCTGGACACCACAATGATTTACGTTCAGGCGACTCGTTCCGACCTCCAAGCCGAAGTCGAAAAAATCGCATGGCAATAA